A stretch of Cucumis sativus cultivar 9930 chromosome 2, Cucumber_9930_V3, whole genome shotgun sequence DNA encodes these proteins:
- the LOC116402007 gene encoding LOW QUALITY PROTEIN: sucrose transport protein SUC8-like (The sequence of the model RefSeq protein was modified relative to this genomic sequence to represent the inferred CDS: deleted 1 base in 1 codon), with the protein MASDPSSSYQKIIIVAAIAAGVQFGWALQLSLLTPYVQQLGVSHTWSAFIWLCGPLSGLIVQPTVGYYSDRCTSRFGRRRPFIVAGSTFVATAVFLIGFAADIGHAVGDPLNKPTKPRAVAIFVVGFWVLDVANNMLQGPCRALLADMSCNNHKKMRMANGFFSFFMGVGNVLGYAAGSYNKLYKFLPFTLTKACDSYCANLKTCFLIDIVFLLLVTTFAVLMVSENQFDPLEIDEEATPFFGKLFGALKKLRRPMWLLLLVTALNWIGWFPFIMYDTDWMGLEVYGGKPKGSPEEVKFYDLGVRAGALGLMVNSFVLGFSALGIEPISRILGGLRWWWGIVNIIFTVCMGSTVVVTKVAERWRSVNGLRPPPLNVRAGAFSIFAILGIPLSVTFSVPFALASIFSSESDAGQGLSLGILNLFIVIPQFIVSAVSGPLDAAFGGGNLPAFVMGGIASFASAMCAMFVLPDPPPQSDVSLTMGGGH; encoded by the exons ATGGCGTCAGACCCTTCAAGTTCGtaccaaaaaataataatagttgcAGCTATTGCAGCCGGAGTCCAATTTGGTTGGGCTCTACAGCTTTCATTGCTAACACCTTACGTCCAACAACTTGGAGTTTCACATACATGGTCCGCTTTCATATGGCTTTGCGGACCATTATCAGGACTTATTGTGCAACCCACTGTCGGGTACTACAGTGATCGCTGCACCTCTAGGTTTGGTCGTCGTCGGCCGTTCATTGTTGCTGGATCTACTTTTGTGGCAACTGCAGTTTTCCTCATTGGCTTTGCTGCAGACATTGGGCATGCAGTGGGTGATCCGCTTAACAAACCCACAAAACCAAGAGCTGTTGCCATCTTTGTGGTTGGATTTTGGGTTCTTGATGTTGCTAACAACATGCTCCAAGGCCCTTGTAGAGCTCTGTTGGCAGATATGTCATGTAACAACCACAAGAAGATGAGAATGGCCAATggatttttctcattcttcatGGGGGTAGGGAATGTTTTGGGGTACGCAGCTGGGTCCTATAACAAACTCTACAAATTCCTTCCCTTCACACTAACCAAAGCATGTGACAGTTACTGTGCCAACCTCAAAACATGCTTCTTGATCGACATTGTATTCCTTCTCCTCGTTACCACGTTCGCTGTGTTGATGGTGAGCGAGAACCAATTTGACCCATTGGAGATTGACGAAGAAGCAACACCCTTTTTCGGGAAATTGTTTGGAGCACTCAAGAAGTTG AGAAGGCCAATGTGGCTTTTGTTGCTGGTAACAGCCTTGAACTGGATCGGTTGGTTCCCATTTATCATGTACGATACTGACTGGATGGGTTTGGAAGTGTACGGAGGAAAGCCAAAGGGGAGTCCTGAAGAAGTCAAGTTCTATGACCTTGGTGTTCGTGCTGGGGCCCTTGGGTTGATGGTAAACTCATTTGTTTTGGGATTTTCAGCTTTGGGAATTGAGCCAATAAGTCGTATTTTAGGAGGCCTCAGATGGTGGTGGGGAATTGTTAACATTATATTTACAGTTTGCATGGGATCCACCGTCGTGGTTACAAAGGTTGCTGAGCGTTGGAGGTCCGTTAATGGTTTGCGTCCTCCTCCACTAAACGTCAGGGCAGGAGCATTTTCGATCTTTGCGATATTGGGTATTCCATTGTCAGTCACTTTTAGTGTTCCATTTGCGCTTGCGTCCATCTTTTCTTCAGAATCGGATGCGGGTCAAG GCCTCTCCTTGGGAATTCTCAACCTCTTCATTGTCATTCCACAGTTCATCGTATCCGCAGTTAGTGGGCCATTAGATGCTGCTTTCGGAGGAGGAAACTTACCCGCATTCGTAATGGGTGGAATTGCTTCTTTTGCAAGTGCAATGTGTGCAATGTTCGTCCTCCCCGATCCACCACCTCAATCCGATGTCTCCTTAACAATGGGCGGTGGTCATTGA